A region of the Prevotella intermedia ATCC 25611 = DSM 20706 genome:
AAAACTATGCAAGTTCTCTACGAAGACAACCATATTATCGTCGTTTACAAGGAAAGCGGCGAGATAGTACAAGGCGATAAAACAGGCGACAAACCGCTTTCGGAAACCATCAAAGCGTGGATAAAGGAGAAATATGCCAAGCCAGGCAATGTGTTTCTTGGTGTGGTGCATCGTTTAGACCGCCCCGTATCGGGATTGGTAGTCTTCGCAAAGACTTCGAAAGCACTCTCCCGCCTGAACGATATGTTCCGTAAAGGCGAGGTGAAGAAGACCTATTGGGCAATGGTACAGACACCACCAGCAGAGCCCGAAGGCACGCTGACAAACTGGTTGGTGCGCAACGAAAAGCAAAACAAGAGCTACGCATACGACCACGAAGTACCCAATGCAAAGAAAGCAATACTGAAATACAAGACCGTTGGGCAGACCGAGCACTACACACTGCTCGAAGTGAACCTGCTCACAGGTCGCCACCACCAAATACGCTGTCAGCTTTCAGCCATCGGCTGCCCCATTAAAGGCGACTTGAAATACGGCGCACGCCGCTCCAACCCCGATGGCAGCATATCGTTGCTGAGCCGTACGGTAGAATTTATACACCCCGTAAGCAAGGAAAACATCTCCGTAGTTTCGCCCTTGCCTGCTGAAAAGGTGTGGGATAACTTCCGAAAATAACCATTAAATGACAAAACCTATTGCATTGAAACGCATCATAGCGTGGCTTAAACG
Encoded here:
- a CDS encoding RluA family pseudouridine synthase, coding for MQVLYEDNHIIVVYKESGEIVQGDKTGDKPLSETIKAWIKEKYAKPGNVFLGVVHRLDRPVSGLVVFAKTSKALSRLNDMFRKGEVKKTYWAMVQTPPAEPEGTLTNWLVRNEKQNKSYAYDHEVPNAKKAILKYKTVGQTEHYTLLEVNLLTGRHHQIRCQLSAIGCPIKGDLKYGARRSNPDGSISLLSRTVEFIHPVSKENISVVSPLPAEKVWDNFRK